CGGTCGTGTACGACGTCGAGCTCACCCTCGGGCTACCGGTCCCGATATCGGTGACCAGCGGCGTCAACGCACTGGCCCACGCCGTGGAAGCCCTCTACTCACCGGACGCCACTCCGGTCACCGACGCCATGGCCCTGGAGGCGGTCGCCGCCGTGGCCCGTGCTCTTCCCGCCCTCCACGACGATCCCTCCGACCTGGAGGCACGGGCGGAACTGCTCCAGGCGGCGTGGCTGGCGGGCACCTGCCTCGGTGCCGTCGGCATGGGACTGCACCACAAGCTCTGCCACACGCTGGGCGGCACCTTCGGACTGCCGCACGCCGAAACCCACACCGTGGTCCTTCCGCACGCCATGGCATACAACGCGGCCGCCGCCCCGGACGCGATGGACCGCGTCGCGCGCGCCCTGGGCGTACCCGATGCGCCCACCGGCGTCTTCGACCTGATCCACCGGGTCGGCGGCCCGACGTCGCTGCGCGATCTCGGCATGGCGGAGGCCGACCTGGACCGCGCGGCGGAACTGGCCACCGCACAGCCGTATCCGAACCCGCGCGAGCTGACCCGCAGCGGCCTCGCAGATCTGCTGGGGGACGCCTGGCACGGTCGCCGCCCGCAGACGGCGACCGGCTCCGCACCCGACCTGCGCGCGCTGACCGACGAGGTCGTGGCGAGCTTCGACGGCTGCGCGAACCCGCGCCTCAGGCATCTGCTCACCGATCTCGCCCGCACCCTGCACGCCTACACGATCCGCAACGACCTCACCCCGCGGGAGTGGCAGCGGGCCGTCGACTTCCTCACCGAGGCCGGCCACATCACCACCGACACACGGCAGGAGTTCATCCTCCTCTCAGACACCCTCGGCGTGTCCAGCGTCGTGGACGCCCTCGCCAACTCCCGCACGCCGGAAGCGACTTCCTCCGCGATCCTCGGGCCCTTCTACGTCGCTGGGCCGCCCGCCGCCGGGCACGGCAGCGACATCGCGGGCGGCCTGACGGGCACGCCGATGTGGGCGGACATCACGGTGACCGACCAGGAGGGGGAACCGGTCGCCGATGCCGTGGTGGACGTCTGGCAGTCCAACGAGGACGGCTTCTACGACGTCCAACTCCCCGACCTGGACGGGCCGGTACTGCGCGCCCGGTTCACCACCGGCGCCGACGGGCGGTTCACGTTCTGGTCGATCCTCCCGTCGGAGTACCCCATCCCGGACGACGGCCCGGTCGGCCGGATGCTGTCCGCCGTGGGCCGCCACCCCTACCGGGCACCGCACGTGCACTTCCTGATCAACGCACCAGGCCACCAGCCGCTGGTGACCCAGCTGTTCGTCCGCGGCGGCGCCTACCTCGACGGAGCCCCCGGGCAGCGCGACGCGGTCTTCGGCGTCAAGGACGACCTCATCACCGACTTCGTCCGGCACACCGGCCCGACGCCCGACGGCCGGCGGGTCGACGGCGAGTGGCGCCTGCTCGAGTTCACCTTCCGCATCGCGCGCCCCGGGCACTGAGCACGCCGGCTCACCCCCAGACCCCGCGACGGCCTTCCCACGGACTCCACGGAGACAGCATGAGCACCCCTGAGCACTACGACACCGACGTCCTCGTCATCGGCAGCGGCCCGGCCGGCGGCACCGCGGCCCTGCTGCTGGCCACCTACGGGGTACGCACCCAGCTGGTCACCAAGTACGGATGGCTCGCCGACACGCCGCGCGCCCACATCACCAACCAGCGCTGCATGGAGGTCTTCCGCGACCTCGGGATCGAGCGGGAGGCCCTGGAGAAGGGCACCCCCAGCCACCTGATGGGCGACACCGTCTTCGCCACCTCACTCCTCGGCGACGAGATCGGCCGCATCCGCACCTGGGGCACCGGCGACGAGAGCCTGACCGAGTACGCCGCCCAGAGCCCCTGCGGGATGATCGACCTCCCGCAGACCTACCTGGAACCCATCCTCCTGTCCAACGCCGCCCGGCGGGGCGCCGTGATCCGGCTGAACACCGAGCTGATCGACTTCGAACAGGACGCTGACGGCGTGACCGCGCGCCTGCGCGACCGGCCCAGCGGCACCGAACACACCGTCCGGGCCCGCTACATGATCGGCGCCGACGGCGGTCGCAGCATCGTCGCCGACAAGCTCGCACTGCCCATGGAGGGGCGGATGGGCAAGGCCGGAAGCATGAACATCGTCTTCAGGGCCGACCTCGCCCGGTACGTCGAGCACCGTCCCAGCGTCCTGTACTGGATCATGCGGCCGGGCGCCGACGTCGGCGGCATCGGCATGGGTCTGCTGCGCATGGTCCGGCCCTGGAACGAGTGGCTCATCGTCTGGGGCTACGACATCGACAACCCCCCGCCGGAGGTCACCGACGAAGCGGCGGCGGCGATCGTCCGCGACCTCGTCGGCGACGAGGAACTCGACGTGCGGATCGACAGCGCCTCCCTGTGGACCGTCAACCACGCCTACGCGACACGACTGCACAGCGGACGCGTCTTCTGCGCCGGAGACGCCGTCCACCGCCACCCGCCGTCCAACGGCCTCGGCTCCAACACCTCCGTCCAGGACTCCTACAACCTGGCCTGGAAGCTGGCGGCCGTCCTCAACGGGCACGCCGGTCCTGAACTGCTGGACACCTACACCGACGAACGGGCCCCCGTCGCCCGGCAGATCGTCGAACGCGCGAATCTCTCCCGGGACCAGTTCCTCCCCCTGTTCGAGGCCCTCGGCGTCGTGGGCGGCGGCGAGAAGGGCATATCCGAGGCCCTGGAGGCGGCCCGCCGGCCGGACGCCGAAGGCGCCGGGAAACGGCGGGCCATCCGCGAGGCGATCGAGCTGAAGCACTACGAGTTCAACGCCCACGGCGTCGAGCACAACCAGCGCTACACGTCCGCGGCCGTCATCCCCGACGGCACCGCCGAGACGGTCACCCGCGACGACGAACTCTTCGGACGCCCGACCTCCCGCCCCGGCGCCAAGCTGCCGCACGCCTGGCTCGTCGACGACAAGGGCGGGCGGATCTCGACTCTCGACCTGGTCGGCAAGGGTGGCTTCACAGTCCTGACCGGCCTGGCCGGCGCCCCATGGGCCGACGCCGCCGGCATCCTGGCCGGGGAACTCGGCCTCGACCTGCGCGGCGTCGTCATCGACCGCGACGCGCACGACGCGTACGGCGAGTGGAGCCGCCGTGCGGAGATCGACGAGGAGGGCGTGCTGCTCGTCCGCCCCGACGGGTACGTGGCCTGGCGTCGGCCGAGTGGAGCCGCCGACATCACCGAGGCGACCCGGCTGCTGCGGGAAGCGCTGACCGCGGTGCTCTGCCAGTGAGCCGGTCGTGACGGCAGGCGGTGATCTCCGAGGTGCGTCCGGGCCGTGCCGCCGAGACCCGAAGCAGTCGGCCCTTGTCGTCGGTGAGCGCGATGACCAGCAGGCCATGGTGTTTGTGCTTGCCGGAGTGTGCGCCGTGAGGCGCTGGTTGTTCGAGTGGAGGTGGAAGACCACCGCCATCGTCCTGTCGCAGCAGGGCGGTTGAAGCTGGGGGCAGCCAGAACCGGGAGGTGCCGGGGACGGCGGGAAGCAGCCCCGACAAAGCCGGGACGTGCCAGTACTGCCAGGTGGTGCGGGTCCGGCAAGCGAGACGGAGAGGAGCACGCGAGGAACCGGCGTCCACGCCTCCTTGAGGCACACCAGCTCGAACCTGGTGGATGAGGGCTGGATGCGGTGCGTCCCTGCTGGATATTCGGCTGGCGGGGAACTCCCCGGGTGGTCTATTTCGGTCGCGCGGGGAGGCCACGGTGAAGTGCTGCGGGGTAGCCGTGGCGAGGCCGCCGGGGCATAGCCGGGCTCCTACTCCGACGATCGAACAGCGAGCGAACACGGGAACCGTCCCGGTTCCGCCCTCCTGCCGCGCATCCAGTTCGGGCGGAGGGCTGGGTCCATCGTCGGCCGATCGGGCCGGGATGGGGCGGAGCCGCCGTAGTACTCCGAGCCGGGGAGAGCCCGGCACATGGGGAAGGGCGGCAGCGGTTTCGAGAAGGGAAGGAGGCTGCAATGCCGAAAGACGCACCGCTGAACAGTGATGCTCCCGAGGCCCCGTTGGGGTCTCACCAGCGGGTATCGGGGATGCAGACCAAGCTTCACCGTTGGGCGGCGGCTGACCATGGCCGCAGGTTCGATAATACGCGGCATGCTTTGACGATCTGTTCGTCTCGCTGGCCCGACGCCCTGGATTTCGCGAGTCCGGGCGCACCCGTCGGACCGGTCCGCATCGCGAGCGACCTCGGCACGGAGCCGTCCTACGGGCGCGCCAGCCACGGAGGATCCGGCGTGCGGATCATGTGTGCCACCCTGGCGGAACCGCGCGCGTTCCGCCAGGGCGAGCCGAGCCGACACCACCTCCTGTGCGGCCCGCGGCACGTCGTCGTCCCGCCGACCGGGGACGGGCGTTCCCCGCAGGACGGGGCGGACGGCACACCGGCCGGTGCGGCCGGGCAGGAGGAGCGGGTGTCAGCGGGTGTAGGTGACCCGGTGCTCCCGCAGGGAACCGCAGTTGGAACCGGACACCTGGACGTAGACGTTCTTGATGTAGCCGCCCCAGTCGACGCACTGGCCCTTGCCGTAGATGTACGTCGGTCCCGCGTAGGACGTGTACGTCCCGTAGTCACCGTCGCTGTTGTCGGTGGCGGGGACGTAGATCCACGCGGACATGTCCACCGCGGCGCCGGGGTTGCTGCGGATGGTCGTGACGCAGTTCTTGCCGTTGGCGGCGTTGTACGTCAGGTAGACGGTGCCCAGCGAGCCGACGGGCGCGGAGTTCACGGTCTTGTAGCTGCTTCCGCAGACCTTCTGCGGTGTGGTGTTGGGTGCGGCGGAGGCGGGTGCCGCGAGGGCGGTCGTGGCCCCCAGCGACAGAGCCGCCAGGGCCGTGGCGCCCAACATGGAGTGAGTGAAGCGCATTTTTCCCCCTTGTGATCTTACGAGTTGGTTACTCCTGCCTTATGTGACCCGCGGGCCATCTGGATGGTTGTGCCGGGTTAGCTGGGGTTTTCGGCCATAACTCGCTGGACGATAGACCGAATTGGGACGCAACCGGAGGCGCTTGCGGCAGTCGGGCCGCCGGTCGCGCGTCGGGACGCCGAGGACCGTGTCGAGGAAGAAGAATGCGCGGTAGCACCGTTCTCTTCGGCTCCACCGGAAGGTACGCAGACCATGAGCAGCCAGGACGACCGTTGGGCGAAGCTGACAGGCGGGCAGGCCGGGGAGGAGTATGCCCGGCGGTTTGCGCGGCTGGCCGAGTCGGGCCAGGACGTCCACGGCGAGGCCGCCTTCTGCGACGCGTTGCTGCAGCCCGCCGCCCGAGTCCTCGACGCCGGCTGCGGCACCGGGCGGATCGCCGTCCGACTGACCGAGCTGGGTCACCGCTGCACGGGCGTGGACGTCGACGGCTCGATGCTCGCCGTCGCCCGCCGTGTCGCCCCAGGGCAGGAATGGCTCCACGGCGACCTGGCGCACCTGGACGGCCTCGGCCTGGAAGCCGGCTTCGACCTGGCGCTCGCGGCAGGGAACGTCATCCCCCTGCTGGCCCCCGGCACCGAGCCGACTGTCGTGCGGCAGCTCGCCGCCGCACTGCGCCCCGGCGGACTGCTGGTCACCGGAATGGGGCTGGACGCGGAGCACCTGCCGTTGCCGGAACCGACGGTGACGCTGGAGGAGTTCGACGACTGGTGCGCTCAGGCAGGACTGACGTTGCGGCAGCGCTTCGCCACCTGGTCCGGCGACCCCTACCGTCCGGGCGGCGGCTACGCCGTCAGCGTGCACGCCCGCCGCGTCGCCTGAACCGTGTCCTCTCCGGGCCCCGGCGTCTCGTCGCGCCCGGGCGGTGCGGAGTTCATCGGCCGTCTGCCGGAAGCCGGGGACTTCCCGGCTGACCTGCGAGGCGTGGAACAACCCCTTCGTCCCCCGCAGATGATCACCCGGCTCGTCGGCGGACGCGTCTGCGCCTACGACCTGGCGGCCGGCGACCGGGGCGTGCTGTCGCCGGTCCTGGTCTGCCGGCCTTCCACCGAGGACGAGGTCGTCGACCACGCCGTCGCCGACGATCTCGCGCGCCTCTATTGCGCGACCCTCGACGCGGTCGTCTGCACCACGGCAGACGGGGACGAGGTCTGGCGGTCTCGGTTCGAGCCACGGTCTGCCCGGCGGCACGGGCACCGGCCCGGTTGTGTGCTGTCGTCGGACGGACTCGTGCTGTGGGTGTACCGGCCCGACGCCATGGCCGGCCGCAACCGCCCCGACCAGTGGGCGGCTCTGGACGCCGCGACCGGCGCGGTCCTCGCACAAACCGATCTGCGGACCGCCGGGCCCGGGGGGCGGCAACTGCTGCACCCGGCGGGCGAGGAGGTCCTCCTCGACGTGGGCGAAGGGCAGGACGGCTCCGTCATGTACCGTGCGTCGCTCGCCGGCGCCGGGATGGATCTCGTCGGTTGTCCGTGGGCCGACCGGTGCCTCATCGCCGAACGCCCCTGTGCCGGACGTCGGTGGTTCCGCTTCATCCCAACAGCGCCGCGACGGCGGTCAGGGCGGGGACGGACAGGAGGGTGGACAACAGGATCGACTCGCGGGCGAGTTGCTCGCCGACCCGGTACTCGGAGGCGTAGGTGTAGAGATTCTGGGCGGCCGGCAGAGCGGCGACCACGACGACGTCGAGCAGGGCGTCGCCGCGCAGACGGAACACGGCGACGGCGAGAGTCCAGGCGATGAGGGGCTGGACGACGGTCTTGATGGCGGCGGAGAGCCAGATCGCCGGACGGTTGTCGCCCCGGGCGGGCAGGCCGCTGCCGCAGAGGGAGATGCCGAAGGCCAGCAGTACGGCCGGGACGGACATGTCCGCGATGAGGGTGAGGGGCTCCAGGGCGGGCCGGGGGAGGGGCAGGCCGGTGGCGGCCATGGTCACTCCCGCGAGTGTGCCGACCGCCATCGGGTTGCGGAGGGGCGTGGTCAGCCGTCGCGCCAGGGTCTGGCGTTCGCCGGGCCGGGTCAGGTCGAGGACGGTCAGGGCGAGCGGGGTGATGACGATCTGCTGGAAGAGCAGGACCGGCGCGACGAGGGAGGCGTCGCCCAGCACGTAGACGGCGATCGGGATGCCGAGGTTGGCGGCGTTGACATAGCTGGAGCACAGGGCCCCGATGGTGAGTTGACCCGCCCGCCAGCCGTTGCGCAGGCCGATCGCGGCGAAGAGGAAGGCCGCCGCAGACGTGCTGACGGCGGTGACGAGCAGCCGCGTCGACAGCAGGATCGACAGGTCGGCGCGCGCGAGGGTGGTGAAGAGCAGACAGGGGGTGGCGACACTGAAGGCGAGCCTCGTCAGGACGTGCCGGCCCTCGTCGCCCAGGTACCCGCGGCGGCCGATGACGTATCCGACGCCGACGACGACGGCGATCACCATGAAGCCGTTGAGAACGCCCAGCATCCCTTTCCCTGCCCGCCTTCACGTGCCCGCCTTCACGTGCCCGTCGTCACCAGTACCGGCCGCCGATCTGACGCCAGTACGGCGCCCCGCCCTCCCTTGAGGGCACGATCTCGCCGTCCTCGCCCCCCATGTCGCCCCAGTAGCGAAGGCGCCCGCGGAATTCGTGGGCGGCGCCCATACACGCCGACAGGCCCCGGATCCGTTCGTCGACGTCGTGCGCCTCGATCCCCGGATCGTTCACGCGAAGGTACTTGACGGCCCGGGGACGGTCCCGGCCGTCGTCCGTGCCCGCATCGGCGTCCGCTTCGGGAACGAGCACCCAACGGGCGCGGTTCACCAGCCGGGTGAGTTCGGACTCGTCCGATCCGTGCGGCGCGACTTCGAATCCTCCCCGGGGAGCGGCCTGGTCGAGCAGTTCCCGCAGCCGGGCGAACGGGACGGGCGGGCACAGCTCGACGGTTCCCTCGACGATCCAGGGGTAGCTCATGGGCGCTCCTCCGCCGCCGCGGTTCCGTGGTGCGATTCGGGAGCGCTGCCCGCTCCGCCGCTCTCGGGGTCCCGCCGGTGCCGGCCGATGAACGAGCGCAGCTGTGCGCGCGGATCGGTGGAGGTGCTCCAGGGCCTGTGGAGCCGTTCTGCCGAGGGGATGCCGCAGAGGAGCAGGTCGCGCATCTGTGCGACCGCCTCGCTCCTCGCCACGCGGACGCGGTCGCGCCCCTCCTCGGAGTCGTCCGCGGACGCCAGGACCCGGACCAGTTGCCGCTGCCATGCGCCGAGGCGGTCGAAGGCGTGCATCTCGCCCTGCGCGGATCCGGGGTTCTGCAGACCGACCAGTTCCCATCTCCGGTCCTGCGACAAGGGGTTGTCGGCACAGACCCAGCCCGTGGCCATCTCCGCCGCCCGCTGGGCCAGTTCCTCACAGG
The window above is part of the Streptomyces sp. NBC_00425 genome. Proteins encoded here:
- a CDS encoding AEC family transporter, with the protein product MLGVLNGFMVIAVVVGVGYVIGRRGYLGDEGRHVLTRLAFSVATPCLLFTTLARADLSILLSTRLLVTAVSTSAAAFLFAAIGLRNGWRAGQLTIGALCSSYVNAANLGIPIAVYVLGDASLVAPVLLFQQIVITPLALTVLDLTRPGERQTLARRLTTPLRNPMAVGTLAGVTMAATGLPLPRPALEPLTLIADMSVPAVLLAFGISLCGSGLPARGDNRPAIWLSAAIKTVVQPLIAWTLAVAVFRLRGDALLDVVVVAALPAAQNLYTYASEYRVGEQLARESILLSTLLSVPALTAVAALLG
- a CDS encoding class I SAM-dependent methyltransferase, which translates into the protein MSSQDDRWAKLTGGQAGEEYARRFARLAESGQDVHGEAAFCDALLQPAARVLDAGCGTGRIAVRLTELGHRCTGVDVDGSMLAVARRVAPGQEWLHGDLAHLDGLGLEAGFDLALAAGNVIPLLAPGTEPTVVRQLAAALRPGGLLVTGMGLDAEHLPLPEPTVTLEEFDDWCAQAGLTLRQRFATWSGDPYRPGGGYAVSVHARRVA
- a CDS encoding FAD-dependent oxidoreductase, with the protein product MSTPEHYDTDVLVIGSGPAGGTAALLLATYGVRTQLVTKYGWLADTPRAHITNQRCMEVFRDLGIEREALEKGTPSHLMGDTVFATSLLGDEIGRIRTWGTGDESLTEYAAQSPCGMIDLPQTYLEPILLSNAARRGAVIRLNTELIDFEQDADGVTARLRDRPSGTEHTVRARYMIGADGGRSIVADKLALPMEGRMGKAGSMNIVFRADLARYVEHRPSVLYWIMRPGADVGGIGMGLLRMVRPWNEWLIVWGYDIDNPPPEVTDEAAAAIVRDLVGDEELDVRIDSASLWTVNHAYATRLHSGRVFCAGDAVHRHPPSNGLGSNTSVQDSYNLAWKLAAVLNGHAGPELLDTYTDERAPVARQIVERANLSRDQFLPLFEALGVVGGGEKGISEALEAARRPDAEGAGKRRAIREAIELKHYEFNAHGVEHNQRYTSAAVIPDGTAETVTRDDELFGRPTSRPGAKLPHAWLVDDKGGRISTLDLVGKGGFTVLTGLAGAPWADAAGILAGELGLDLRGVVIDRDAHDAYGEWSRRAEIDEEGVLLVRPDGYVAWRRPSGAADITEATRLLREALTAVLCQ
- a CDS encoding maleylacetate reductase and hydroxyquinol 1,2-dioxygenase domain-containing protein, producing the protein MRSFVHTTGPSRVVFGAGTLSQVSDEVERLGGARVLLLSDGSPALRKDVERLRAALGDLAVAEFDGAAMHTPVGVTEQALGTVREQRVDCLVAIGGGSTTGLAKALAVRTDLPQIIVPTTYAGSEATPVLGETVDGRKVTRSAPGILPETVVYDVELTLGLPVPISVTSGVNALAHAVEALYSPDATPVTDAMALEAVAAVARALPALHDDPSDLEARAELLQAAWLAGTCLGAVGMGLHHKLCHTLGGTFGLPHAETHTVVLPHAMAYNAAAAPDAMDRVARALGVPDAPTGVFDLIHRVGGPTSLRDLGMAEADLDRAAELATAQPYPNPRELTRSGLADLLGDAWHGRRPQTATGSAPDLRALTDEVVASFDGCANPRLRHLLTDLARTLHAYTIRNDLTPREWQRAVDFLTEAGHITTDTRQEFILLSDTLGVSSVVDALANSRTPEATSSAILGPFYVAGPPAAGHGSDIAGGLTGTPMWADITVTDQEGEPVADAVVDVWQSNEDGFYDVQLPDLDGPVLRARFTTGADGRFTFWSILPSEYPIPDDGPVGRMLSAVGRHPYRAPHVHFLINAPGHQPLVTQLFVRGGAYLDGAPGQRDAVFGVKDDLITDFVRHTGPTPDGRRVDGEWRLLEFTFRIARPGH